Proteins found in one bacterium genomic segment:
- a CDS encoding radical SAM protein, with the protein MNRLNFNNAVKTGIQLLLKGDYLLTFDQLEFQLRAMSLRKRLNLFIQAVQSIKRLVVRIGVPPILQIEPTNICNLHCLTCATGAGIMKRPQTLMPFGMYRNIIDQVKDYACFVALWSWGEPFINKDVFRMIRYAKDNGLLVHTSTNGHFFDNREYAAQVIDSGLDSLIVAVDGLDQTIYQKYRKGGNFDLVVKSIKNLIAERESKGKKHPLIILRFIVMKHNEHQIGQVKEFARRLGVDLVTFRSAVVQRDKLNVEEDITPTLEKFQQYSYKGLPTKKHRIQKNGFYCHRPYANLTIFSNGDVVSCENDFNATCILGNVKNQRLRDMISSAKAKSFLKLFRDNIDQISFCSECENRNIKYKTANVETYVLNKEL; encoded by the coding sequence ATGAATAGACTCAATTTTAATAATGCTGTTAAAACAGGTATACAATTGCTTCTTAAGGGAGACTACTTGTTGACCTTTGATCAATTAGAATTTCAATTGCGGGCTATGTCGTTACGCAAACGGTTGAATCTTTTTATTCAAGCTGTTCAGTCAATAAAGAGATTAGTTGTCCGCATTGGCGTTCCGCCTATATTGCAGATTGAGCCGACCAATATATGTAATCTCCATTGTCTTACTTGTGCTACAGGAGCTGGAATAATGAAACGCCCACAGACCTTAATGCCATTTGGGATGTATCGCAATATAATTGACCAGGTAAAAGATTACGCTTGTTTTGTAGCTTTATGGTCTTGGGGAGAACCGTTTATAAACAAGGATGTTTTTAGAATGATTCGCTATGCAAAGGATAATGGCCTTCTTGTTCACACTAGCACTAATGGACATTTTTTTGATAATAGAGAATATGCGGCCCAAGTTATAGATTCAGGGCTTGACAGTCTGATTGTAGCTGTTGACGGGCTTGACCAGACTATATACCAGAAATACCGTAAAGGAGGTAATTTTGATCTTGTGGTTAAGTCTATTAAAAATCTTATAGCTGAACGCGAGTCAAAAGGAAAAAAACATCCTCTAATAATATTACGTTTTATTGTAATGAAACATAACGAACATCAAATAGGTCAAGTAAAGGAGTTTGCGAGGCGTCTTGGAGTAGACCTTGTAACATTCCGTTCCGCAGTAGTTCAACGTGACAAGTTGAATGTAGAAGAAGATATAACACCTACTTTGGAAAAGTTTCAACAATATAGCTATAAAGGATTACCGACAAAAAAACATCGTATACAGAAAAATGGTTTTTATTGCCACAGGCCTTACGCCAATCTGACAATCTTCAGTAACGGGGATGTAGTGTCATGTGAGAATGATTTTAACGCTACTTGTATTTTAGGTAATGTCAAGAATCAGCGTTTAAGAGATATGATTTCATCTGCAAAAGCCAAGTCTTTTCTTAAATTATTCCGGGATAATATCGACCAAATTTCTTTTTGTAGTGAATGTGAAAATCGTAATATTAAGTATAAAACAGCTAATGTTGAAACGTATGTTTTAAATAAGGAGTTGTAA